From the Marinobacter sp. es.048 genome, the window ATCACGGCCTGCCGTTGCAGGCCGTGATCGTTTTCGGTGTCTACCCTCAGATGCGGCTTGAACCGGGAATGAAGGACTCGGTAACAGAGGCCTGTGGGCCGGGAACCTTGTCGCCGCTGACCTGAGATATCGGGAACACGGCATTGATCTGTCCGGTTCCTGAGCTGCCGAAGTAAGGAGTCAGTACTTCCGCTTGCTGGTCATACTCGGACCAGCCCAGCGCGCCCAGTAGCATTGCGGTGTCGTGCATGAAGCCCTCACCGTGGCCTTTTACGGCGTATTCGGGCAGCATTTCGCAGAAGTCTTCCCACTCGGCGTTTTCCCACATCCGAACCACTTCGTGATCCATGCGTTCCAGAAACGGAGACCAGGTTTTCGTGGCAAACTTCGGTGCCTGACCGTTCTGGGCAAAGCGGTGGGATAGCGAGCCGCTGGCAAAAATCGCTACGGTGCCGTCGTAGTGCTCTTCGATCGCCTTGCGCATTGCCCAGCCCAGACGGGCACTGTCATTCAGGTAGTGGGCGGTACACATT encodes:
- the hpaD gene encoding 3,4-dihydroxyphenylacetate 2,3-dioxygenase; protein product: MGKLALAAKITHVPSMYLSELDGPQKGFRQPAIDGHIEIGRRCRELGVDTIVVFDTHWLVNANYHINCGEHFKGNYTSGELPHFISNMKFEYDGNPELGKILAAECNAQGVETLAHDKTTLDPEYGTLVPMRYMNEDRHFKVISVSAMCTAHYLNDSARLGWAMRKAIEEHYDGTVAIFASGSLSHRFAQNGQAPKFATKTWSPFLERMDHEVVRMWENAEWEDFCEMLPEYAVKGHGEGFMHDTAMLLGALGWSEYDQQAEVLTPYFGSSGTGQINAVFPISQVSGDKVPGPQASVTESFIPGSSRI